From one Pseudactinotalea sp. HY158 genomic stretch:
- a CDS encoding DUF3052 domain-containing protein produces MAVQSETDPAIVIARLGFKEGFVVQEFGYDDDVDLGLREEVERLTGSELAGEDVDDVTDAALLWWRSDDGDAHDLTDLVTDATVTLEDGGLLWVLTPKTGSAGHVPPGDLEEAAATAGMNTTTIVPAGDWIAHRFTARGRGR; encoded by the coding sequence GTGGCAGTTCAGTCCGAGACCGACCCGGCGATCGTCATCGCCCGACTCGGTTTCAAGGAGGGCTTCGTTGTGCAGGAGTTCGGCTACGACGACGACGTCGACCTCGGCCTGCGCGAGGAGGTCGAGCGATTGACCGGATCGGAACTGGCAGGCGAGGACGTCGACGACGTGACGGATGCCGCGCTGCTGTGGTGGCGCAGCGACGACGGTGACGCCCACGACCTGACCGACCTCGTGACGGATGCGACCGTCACCCTCGAGGACGGCGGCCTGCTGTGGGTGCTCACGCCCAAGACCGGCAGCGCCGGCCATGTGCCCCCCGGCGACCTCGAGGAGGCCGCGGCCACCGCCGGTATGAACACGACCACCATCGTGCCCGCGGGCGACTGGATCGCCCATCGGTTCACGGCCCGCGGTCGGGGCCGCTGA
- a CDS encoding redoxin domain-containing protein has translation MAAGPCTSTGPITRPITRPITGPIHGHLVGEPAPAFAGVDTHGAAVTSASLRAGTTLLAFFPLAFTGVCGDELGELSAAAEPGGALAEFAESAGTAGLRVLAVSCDPMASQRAWREQRGFGFELVSDFWPHGRIAHAFGVFDETSGRAERASFLIDSAGTVRWSLVHPAGLPRPVSAYADALAGLARPGRD, from the coding sequence GTGGCCGCAGGTCCCTGCACGTCGACCGGGCCGATCACCCGGCCGATCACCCGGCCGATCACCGGGCCCATCCACGGGCATCTCGTGGGCGAGCCCGCGCCCGCCTTCGCCGGTGTCGACACCCACGGCGCCGCGGTCACCTCGGCGTCGCTGCGCGCGGGGACGACGCTGCTCGCCTTCTTCCCGTTGGCCTTCACCGGCGTCTGCGGCGACGAACTGGGTGAGCTCTCCGCCGCCGCCGAGCCCGGCGGCGCCCTCGCGGAGTTCGCCGAGAGCGCGGGGACCGCCGGGCTGCGGGTGCTCGCGGTCAGCTGCGATCCGATGGCGAGCCAGCGGGCGTGGCGCGAGCAGCGCGGGTTCGGGTTCGAGCTCGTGTCGGACTTCTGGCCGCACGGGCGGATCGCGCACGCCTTCGGGGTCTTCGACGAGACCTCGGGGCGGGCCGAGCGGGCGAGCTTCCTCATCGATTCCGCGGGCACCGTGCGCTGGTCGCTCGTGCATCCCGCGGGCCTGCCGCGCCCGGTGAGCGCCTATGCGGACGCGCTGGCCGGACTCG